Proteins encoded in a region of the Panthera uncia isolate 11264 chromosome B2 unlocalized genomic scaffold, Puncia_PCG_1.0 HiC_scaffold_24, whole genome shotgun sequence genome:
- the DLL1 gene encoding delta-like protein 1 — protein MGRRCALALAVVSALLCQVWTSGVFELKLQEFVNKKGLLGNRNCCRGGAGPPPCACRTFFRVCLKHYQASVSPEPPCTYGSAVTPVLGVDSFSLPDGAGADPAFSNPIRFPFGFTWPGTFSLIIEALHTDSPDDLTTENPERLISRLATQRHLTVGEEWSQDLHSSGRTDLKYSYRFVCDEHYYGDGCSVFCRPRDDAFGHFTCGERGEKVCDPGWKGQYCTEPICLPGCDELHGFCDKPGECKCRVGWQSRYCDQCIRYPGCLHGTCQQPWQCNCQEGWGGLFCNQDLNYCTHHKPCRNGATCTNTGQGSYTCSCRPGYSGANCETEIDECGASPCRNGGSCTDLENGYSCTCPPGFYGRICELSAMACADGPCFNGGRCSDNPEGGYTCRCPVGFSGFNCEKKVDSCSSSPCSHGAQCVDLGDAYLCRCQAGFSGRRCEDNVDDCASSPCANGGTCRDGVNEYSCTCPPGYTGRNCSAPVSRCEHAPCHNGATCHERDRRYLCECARGYGGPNCQFLLPEPPPGPAVVVDLTEKYVEGQAGPFPWVAVCAGVVLVLMLLLGCAAAVVCVRLRLQKDRPPAEPCRGEAETMNNLANCQREKDICVSVIGATQIKNTNKKVDFHGDHGADKNGLKARYPAVDYNLVQDLKGDAAAAVRDPHGKRDAKGQPQGSAGEEKSTPTLRGGEAPERKRPDSVYSTSKDTKYQSVYVISEEKDECVIATEV, from the exons ATGGGCCGCCGGTGCGCCCTGGCCCTCGCCGTGGTGTCGGCCCTGCTGTGCCAG gtctgGACCTCCGGGGTGTTCGAGCTGAAGCTTCAGGAGTTCGTCAACAAGAAGGGGCTGCTGGGAAACCGCAACTGCTGCCGCGGGGGCGCGGGGCCGCCGCCGTGCGCCTGCAGGACCTTCTTCCGCGTGTGCCTCAAGCACTATCAGGCCAGCGTGTCTCCTGAGCCACCCTGTACCTACGGCAGCGCCGTCACTCCGGTGCTGGGCGTGGACTCCTTCAGCCTGCCCGACGGCGCGGGCGCCGACCCCGCCTTTAGCAACCCCATCCGCTTCCCCTTCGGCTTTACCTGGCCG gGCACCTTTTCGCTGATCATTGAAGCCCTTCACACAGATTCTCCTGATGACCTCACAACAg aaaacccagaaagactCATCAGCCGCCTGGCCACGCAGAGGCACCTGACTGTGGGCGAGGAGTGGTCTCAGGACCTGCACAGCAGCGGCCGAACAGACCTCAAGTATTCCTACCGCTTTGTGTGTGACGAGCACTACTACGGGGACGGCTGCTCCGTCTTCTGTCGCCCCCGAGACGACGCCTTCGGCCACTTCACCTgcggggagaggggggaaaaagtctgCGATCCTGGCTGGAAAGGCCAGTACTGCACTGAAC CAATCTGCTTGCCAGGATGCGACGAACTGCATGGGTTTTGTGACAAGCCAGGAGAGTGCAA GTGCAGAGTGGGCTGGCAGAGCCGGTACTGTGACCAGTGCATCCGGTACCCAGGCTGCCTCCACGGCACCTGCCAGCAGCCCTGGCAGTGCAACTGCCAGGAGGGCTGGGGTGGCCTCTTCTGCAACCAGG ACCTGAACTACTGCACACACCACAAGCCCTGCAGGAACGGGGCCACCTGCACTAACACGGGCCAGGGAAGTTACACCTGCTCTTGCCGGCCGGGGTACTCAGGGGCCAACTGTGAGACGGAGATCGACGAGTGTGGCGCCAGCCCCTGCAGGAATGGAGGCAGCTGCACG GATCTTGAGAATGGCTACTCTTGCACGTGCCCACCCGGCTTCTACGGCAGAATCTGTGAGCTGAGTGCCATGGCGTGTGCCGACGGCCCCTGCTTCAACGGGGGACGGTGCTCAGACAACCCCGAAGGGGGGTACACCTGCCGCTGCCCCGTGGGCTTCTCCGGCTTTAACTGTGAGAAGAAGGTGGATTCCTGCAGCTCTTCACCCTGTTCTCATG GTGCACAGTGCGTGGACCTTGGTGATGCTTACCTGTGCCGCTGCCAGGCTGGCTTCTCCGGGAGGCGCTGCGAAGACAACGTGGATGATTGTGCCTCCTCCCCGTGCGCCAACGGGGGCACCTGCCGGGACGGCGTGAACGAGTACTCCTGCACCTGTCCCCCGGGTTACACGGGCAGGAACTGCAGTGCCCCTGTCAGCAGGTGTGAGCACGCGCCCTGCCACAACGGGGCCACCTGCCACGAGAGGGACCGGCGTTACCTGTGTGAGTGCGCCCGGGGCTACGGGGGCCCCAACTGCCAGTTCTTGCTGCCTGAGCCGCCCCCGGGCCCGGCGGTGGTGGTGGACCTCACTGAGAAGTACGTGGAGGGCCAGGCCGGGCCCTTCCCCTGGGTGGCCGTCTGTGCCGGCGTGGTGCTTGTCCTCATGCTGCTGCTGGGCTGTGCCGCCGCCGTGGTCTGCGTGCGGCTCAGGCTGCAGAAGGACCGGCCCCCTGCCGAGCCCTGCCGTGGGGAGGCGGAGACGATGAACAACCTGGCCAACTGCCAGCGTGAGAAGGACATCTGTGTCAGCGTCATCGGGGCCACGCAGATCAAGAACACCAACAAGAAGGTTGATTTCCACGGGGACCACGGGGCTGATAAGAACGGTCTCAAGGCCCGCTACCCTGCCGTGGATTATAACCTAGTGCAGGACCTCAAGGGCGACGCCGCGGCCGCCGTCAGGGACCCCCATGGCAAGCGTGACGCCAAGGGCCAGCCCCAGGGCtctgcaggggaggagaagagcaCCCCGACGCTCAGGGG TGGAGAAGCAcctgaaagaaaaagaccagaCTCCGTGTATTCTACTTCAAAAGACACAAAGTACCAGTCGGTGTACGTCATATCGGAGGAGAAAGACGAGTGCGTCATAGCGACCGAG GTGTGA